A region of Halalkaliarchaeum desulfuricum DNA encodes the following proteins:
- a CDS encoding DUF6757 family protein: MRCHYCDREAAYAAEKDSIRVGLCEEHFQERLEELAESDELSALREQIDVDRAE; this comes from the coding sequence ATGCGTTGCCACTACTGCGACCGGGAGGCCGCATACGCCGCGGAGAAGGACAGCATCCGCGTCGGCCTCTGTGAGGAACACTTCCAGGAGCGCCTGGAGGAGCTCGCCGAGTCCGACGAGCTCTCCGCCCTCCGAGAGCAGATCGACGTCGACCGCGCCGAGTGA
- a CDS encoding PHP domain-containing protein — translation MGTQESGVDGSGPVADLHVHTTVSDGKLELESVPSAARRAGLSWVGITDHDRLHPGLSAPIERRDGIRLVRGIELRVEVDPDRLTEGAPDTDRPGEPFRVDLLGYGIEPTEELRRELDRIQEDRIERGRKIVRRVENELGVELDVPIERGVGRPHVARAIAESDATLDYEGAFDELIGDNGPCFVARNVPSFERGVQLLGEASRIVGLAHPLRYDDPKVALELTAELDAVEVYYPYADGTDPEGEGAAAVEDVRRRHGLLATGGSDAHGTSLGATGLDADAFAPVRDRLLGDA, via the coding sequence ATGGGCACTCAGGAATCGGGAGTGGACGGGTCGGGACCAGTCGCCGATCTCCACGTGCACACGACAGTGTCGGACGGCAAGTTGGAGCTTGAATCGGTACCGTCAGCCGCACGGAGGGCCGGACTCTCGTGGGTGGGAATAACCGATCACGACCGGCTCCATCCCGGACTGTCCGCACCGATCGAACGGCGGGACGGGATCCGACTGGTCCGGGGAATCGAACTCAGAGTCGAGGTGGATCCAGATCGTTTGACCGAGGGAGCACCAGACACCGATCGGCCGGGAGAGCCGTTCCGAGTGGACCTGTTGGGGTACGGGATTGAACCGACGGAGGAGCTTCGGAGGGAACTAGACCGGATCCAGGAGGATCGGATCGAGCGAGGTCGGAAGATCGTCAGGCGCGTCGAAAACGAACTCGGCGTCGAACTCGACGTACCGATCGAACGGGGCGTCGGCCGGCCACACGTCGCGCGAGCGATCGCCGAAAGCGACGCCACGCTGGATTACGAGGGGGCGTTCGACGAACTGATCGGCGACAACGGCCCGTGTTTCGTCGCCAGGAACGTCCCCTCCTTCGAACGCGGCGTCCAGCTCCTGGGAGAGGCCAGCCGGATCGTCGGGCTGGCACACCCGCTTCGATACGACGATCCGAAGGTTGCACTGGAACTCACAGCGGAACTGGACGCCGTCGAGGTGTACTACCCGTACGCCGACGGCACCGATCCCGAGGGGGAAGGGGCCGCCGCAGTCGAGGACGTTCGACGGCGACACGGTCTGCTCGCGACAGGGGGCAGCGACGCCCACGGAACGAGTCTCGGGGCGACCGGGCTCGACGCGGACGCGTTCGCTCCGGTTCGGGATCGATTGCTCGGAGACGCCTGA
- a CDS encoding DUF5789 family protein, with the protein MRLSDTGDKLDTHEYPATRDEIIQAYGDSTIELPNGTETLKAVLERIADDVYEGPEDARTAVFTGVGHEAVGRRFYSDRDPTMPGESGPEPVSF; encoded by the coding sequence ATGCGATTGAGCGACACCGGCGACAAGCTGGACACACACGAGTACCCCGCAACACGCGACGAGATCATCCAGGCGTACGGCGACAGCACGATCGAACTGCCGAACGGCACGGAGACCCTGAAAGCGGTGCTCGAACGGATCGCCGACGACGTCTACGAGGGGCCGGAAGACGCCCGGACGGCGGTGTTCACCGGCGTGGGTCACGAAGCTGTCGGCCGGCGGTTTTACAGCGATCGCGACCCGACGATGCCCGGCGAATCCGGGCCCGAACCCGTCTCCTTTTAA
- a CDS encoding DUF2157 domain-containing protein, whose amino-acid sequence MDPEDLRGEIVDWVEEGLISPDQARRILDRYGVDPPEPLQEPSGADRSRTVTAIALMGGLLVAAGIGLYVATAWDDIPRLLRAAILLVVPVAGFVGALRLVARTRPRVGHGIWFASAAFVGVTVFLLSDLYTLEVESAWLFLVWAGVAVAAGHAYPSRPTTALGLLVSGALVVDVADSLGVDPVFPVGALGVFLFVVGASRLEPSVIVGNAESSDVAAIYRLVGFGFAVLGVLAIAASSSVGSFPDPGGTLAALLLAVAAVATVGFGGLLFEADTSPSSPRGTAAFWAAGVLVVLGIGTVFVQYADAVPELAGVFATHALSLAVLVGGVVVGYRTDARGIVNVVALAFLLQLLFFLEATITGVLPQSLALVIAGIVLLAAAFGLERGRRRLFARMEE is encoded by the coding sequence GTGGACCCCGAAGACCTCCGCGGGGAAATCGTCGACTGGGTCGAGGAGGGTCTGATCTCGCCCGACCAGGCCCGCCGGATCCTCGATCGCTACGGCGTGGACCCGCCCGAACCCCTCCAGGAACCGTCGGGAGCCGACCGCTCCCGAACCGTCACCGCGATCGCGCTCATGGGCGGGCTGCTCGTCGCCGCCGGGATCGGCCTGTACGTCGCCACCGCCTGGGACGACATCCCCCGGTTGCTCCGTGCGGCGATCCTGCTCGTAGTTCCCGTCGCCGGCTTCGTCGGGGCGCTCCGGCTCGTCGCCCGAACGCGTCCGCGGGTGGGACACGGGATCTGGTTCGCCAGCGCCGCGTTCGTCGGCGTGACGGTGTTTCTGCTGTCGGACCTGTACACGCTCGAGGTCGAGTCGGCGTGGCTGTTCCTCGTCTGGGCGGGCGTCGCCGTCGCTGCCGGCCACGCGTATCCCTCGCGACCGACGACGGCGCTCGGGTTGTTGGTTTCCGGTGCGCTCGTCGTCGACGTCGCGGACAGTCTCGGCGTGGATCCAGTGTTCCCAGTCGGCGCGCTCGGGGTGTTCCTCTTCGTGGTCGGCGCGAGTCGACTGGAGCCGTCGGTCATCGTAGGCAACGCGGAGTCTTCGGACGTGGCTGCGATCTATCGGCTCGTCGGCTTCGGCTTCGCGGTCCTCGGAGTCCTCGCCATCGCTGCCTCCTCGAGCGTGGGATCGTTCCCGGACCCCGGGGGAACGCTCGCGGCGCTGTTGCTCGCGGTCGCCGCCGTCGCGACGGTCGGCTTCGGGGGCCTGCTGTTCGAGGCTGACACCTCCCCGTCGTCGCCCCGCGGGACGGCCGCCTTTTGGGCCGCCGGTGTACTCGTCGTCCTGGGTATCGGAACCGTGTTCGTCCAGTACGCGGACGCAGTCCCGGAGCTTGCAGGCGTGTTCGCGACGCACGCGCTCTCGCTTGCGGTGCTGGTCGGGGGCGTCGTCGTCGGCTACCGGACCGACGCTCGGGGGATCGTCAACGTCGTCGCGCTGGCGTTTCTCCTCCAGTTGCTCTTCTTCCTGGAGGCGACGATCACCGGCGTGCTCCCGCAGTCGCTGGCGCTGGTAATCGCCGGGATCGTGCTGCTCGCGGCGGCGTTCGGGCTCGAACGCGGCCGCCGCCGGCTGTTCGCCCGGATGGAGGAGTGA
- the ligA gene encoding NAD-dependent DNA ligase LigA translates to MSDEVEDVHYAEPDNPYLRDAPAEFEPIEEIDAETAREQAELLREAIREHDYRYYVLADPIVADETYDRLFARLEELESAFDLATDDSPTQRVGGEPLDELETVEHTAPMLSIDQSTEADDLREFDDRVRRELQEAGFDDPTYLCEPKFDGLSVEIVYRDGRYVRAATRGDGQRGDDVTEQVRTIRAVPMRLRGDPPSVLAVRGEVYMPKDDFRAYNRERVEAGEEPFANPRNAAAGTLRQLDPDIVAERPLSIYFFDVLAWETDPDPDALPDALPEASADGSRDEESEAAAGADDQLTLDALGEVVDSEDETESRDDGSQLSDAGVRPGGREQPATHAAEFSAFREFGLRVAHEHVEQVDDIEAAVDYRDRMMELREELPFEIDGTVVKVNDREACEHLGATARSVRWAFAYKFPARSGETTIRDVVVQVGRTGRLTPVALLDPVEVGGVTVSRATLHNPSEIETLGVDVGDRVAVKRAGDVIPQVTEVLEHGSEGHFEFPDECPVCGSSVERDGPLAYCSGGFGCPAQLERTIEHYTSRQALDIDGLGPERVEQLREAGLVESLADLYRLDSDDLADLEGWGEKSAENLRSELEETREPSLADFLTGLGIPDVGASTATELARAFGSLAAVMDADREELESVPDVGPEVARKIRDFFDTEENRAAIEELTEYVEPQSLEVDDAGDELSGLTFVFTGSLSIPRRDASDLLERYGANVTSSVSGNTDYLVVGDDPGTSKREDADANDVDEIGEDELMELLADRGIEWPGSR, encoded by the coding sequence ATGAGCGACGAGGTCGAAGACGTCCACTACGCCGAACCGGACAACCCCTATCTCCGGGACGCGCCGGCGGAATTCGAGCCGATCGAGGAGATCGACGCCGAGACGGCACGCGAGCAGGCCGAACTGTTGCGCGAGGCGATCCGGGAGCACGACTACCGCTACTACGTGCTCGCGGACCCGATCGTCGCAGACGAGACGTACGATCGGCTGTTCGCCCGGCTCGAGGAGCTCGAATCGGCGTTCGACCTTGCGACCGACGACTCGCCGACCCAGCGAGTCGGCGGGGAACCGCTCGACGAACTGGAGACGGTCGAGCACACTGCGCCGATGCTGTCGATCGACCAGTCGACGGAAGCCGACGACCTCCGGGAGTTCGACGATCGCGTTCGCCGTGAGCTGCAGGAAGCGGGCTTCGACGACCCGACGTATCTGTGCGAACCGAAGTTCGACGGCCTCTCGGTGGAGATCGTCTACCGCGACGGCAGATACGTCCGTGCAGCGACCCGAGGGGACGGACAGCGCGGCGACGACGTCACCGAACAGGTCCGGACGATCCGGGCGGTGCCCATGCGATTGCGGGGGGATCCCCCCTCGGTCCTGGCCGTCCGCGGGGAGGTGTACATGCCGAAGGACGACTTCCGGGCGTACAACCGCGAACGCGTCGAGGCGGGCGAGGAGCCGTTCGCAAACCCCCGCAACGCGGCCGCCGGAACGCTCCGACAGCTCGACCCGGACATCGTCGCCGAGCGACCACTCTCGATCTACTTCTTCGACGTGCTCGCCTGGGAGACGGATCCGGATCCGGACGCGCTTCCCGACGCGTTACCGGAAGCGAGTGCTGACGGCTCGCGGGACGAGGAATCCGAGGCTGCTGCCGGGGCGGACGACCAGCTGACGCTCGATGCCCTCGGTGAGGTGGTCGACTCCGAAGACGAGACCGAGAGCCGAGACGACGGAAGCCAGCTATCGGACGCCGGGGTCCGCCCCGGCGGTCGGGAACAGCCCGCGACCCACGCCGCGGAGTTTTCGGCGTTCCGGGAGTTCGGGCTCCGGGTGGCCCACGAGCACGTCGAACAGGTCGACGACATCGAGGCGGCGGTCGACTACCGGGATCGAATGATGGAACTCCGCGAGGAGCTCCCGTTCGAAATCGACGGCACGGTGGTCAAGGTAAACGACCGGGAGGCCTGCGAACATCTCGGGGCGACCGCGCGGTCGGTCCGGTGGGCGTTCGCCTACAAGTTCCCCGCCAGAAGCGGCGAAACGACGATCCGGGACGTGGTGGTTCAGGTCGGCCGGACGGGGCGTCTCACCCCGGTCGCGCTGCTCGATCCGGTCGAGGTCGGCGGGGTGACCGTCTCGCGGGCGACGCTGCACAACCCCAGCGAGATCGAGACGCTGGGCGTCGACGTGGGCGATCGGGTGGCCGTAAAGCGGGCAGGGGACGTCATCCCGCAGGTGACGGAGGTGCTCGAACACGGATCGGAGGGGCACTTCGAGTTCCCCGATGAGTGTCCAGTCTGCGGGAGTTCGGTCGAGCGCGACGGTCCACTGGCGTACTGCAGCGGCGGGTTTGGCTGTCCGGCCCAACTCGAACGCACGATCGAACACTACACGAGCCGACAGGCGCTCGACATCGACGGGCTCGGTCCCGAACGTGTCGAACAGCTCCGGGAGGCCGGGCTGGTGGAGTCGTTGGCCGACCTTTACCGGCTGGATTCGGACGACCTCGCCGATCTCGAGGGGTGGGGGGAGAAGAGTGCCGAGAACCTGCGTTCAGAACTCGAGGAGACTCGGGAACCTTCCCTCGCGGACTTCCTCACCGGGCTGGGTATCCCCGACGTGGGCGCGTCGACGGCAACGGAGCTCGCCCGAGCGTTCGGGAGCCTCGCGGCCGTGATGGACGCCGACCGCGAGGAACTCGAGTCGGTGCCCGACGTCGGGCCCGAAGTCGCCCGGAAGATCAGGGACTTCTTCGACACCGAGGAGAACCGGGCGGCGATCGAGGAGCTCACGGAGTACGTCGAACCCCAGTCCCTCGAGGTCGACGACGCCGGCGACGAACTCTCGGGGCTGACGTTCGTGTTCACGGGGTCGCTGTCGATACCGCGACGCGACGCGAGCGATCTACTCGAACGGTACGGCGCGAACGTCACCTCGAGCGTCTCCGGCAACACTGACTATCTCGTCGTCGGCGACGACCCGGGAACATCGAAGCGTGAAGATGCCGATGCCAACGACGTAGACGAGATCGGGGAGGACGAGTTGATGGAACTGCTGGCGGATCGAGGGATCGAGTGGCCGGGCTCTCGGTGA
- a CDS encoding class I SAM-dependent methyltransferase, producing MRAESSTPATNETVVAAYDRLAAPYDLLIAPLEAKTRRRAIEGLQLEPGETVLEIGCGPGHALRVLSRHTSPDGHVIGLDASPNMLARARSRVERSMATDRIDPLNRIDLLLGDARSLPLPDGSVDVVFIEDTLELFSSDGISTVVAECARVLGREGKLGVVTMERSGMEGDPFVRLYEWLFDRVPGYERVGCRPIYARRAIEDGGFTIERQERHRRGYVWPVEILIARHD from the coding sequence ATGAGAGCCGAATCGAGCACACCGGCGACGAACGAAACTGTCGTGGCGGCGTACGACCGGCTTGCTGCACCGTACGATCTGTTGATCGCCCCACTGGAGGCGAAAACCCGGCGCCGGGCGATCGAGGGACTTCAGCTCGAACCCGGCGAGACCGTCCTGGAAATCGGCTGTGGGCCCGGTCACGCACTGCGAGTACTTTCCCGACACACCAGTCCGGACGGTCACGTGATCGGGCTCGACGCCTCCCCGAATATGCTCGCCCGTGCTCGCAGCCGGGTCGAAAGGTCGATGGCAACTGACCGGATCGACCCTCTGAATCGTATCGACCTCCTGCTGGGCGACGCTCGATCGCTCCCGCTCCCGGACGGCAGCGTCGACGTCGTCTTCATCGAGGACACACTGGAACTGTTTTCGTCGGACGGGATCTCGACTGTCGTCGCCGAATGTGCTCGCGTTCTCGGCAGGGAGGGGAAACTGGGCGTAGTGACGATGGAGCGATCCGGCATGGAAGGCGATCCGTTCGTCCGGCTATACGAGTGGCTGTTCGATCGGGTTCCGGGGTACGAGCGTGTCGGCTGTCGCCCGATATACGCCCGGCGGGCGATCGAGGATGGGGGGTTCACGATCGAACGACAGGAGCGACATCGCCGGGGCTACGTGTGGCCAGTGGAGATCCTGATCGCCCGGCACGACTGA
- a CDS encoding protein-tyrosine phosphatase family protein: protein MRPFGYVEDRPIIRRIADRDIYLGNHLAADPRRHDREFEFVLSATDEERPLTTHHRPLVDGRGNEWPVFEQAVDTARSLYRREGSLLIHCKAGVSRSSTLVATTLAAEEGMAFAGALSAVRTARPIAIPHPALHEQAVVYLAAKTRR from the coding sequence GTGCGACCGTTCGGGTACGTCGAGGATCGCCCGATCATCCGTCGGATCGCCGATCGGGACATCTATCTCGGCAACCACCTGGCCGCCGATCCGCGTCGCCACGATCGCGAGTTCGAATTCGTGCTCTCGGCCACCGACGAGGAACGTCCACTGACGACACACCACCGTCCCCTGGTCGACGGCCGCGGGAACGAGTGGCCGGTATTTGAACAGGCAGTGGACACCGCCCGATCGCTGTACCGACGAGAGGGATCGCTGCTGATCCACTGCAAGGCCGGAGTTTCACGGAGCAGCACCCTCGTCGCAACGACGCTGGCTGCCGAGGAAGGGATGGCGTTCGCCGGAGCGCTGTCCGCGGTTCGAACTGCTCGGCCGATCGCAATCCCACATCCCGCGCTCCACGAACAGGCGGTCGTGTATCTGGCCGCGAAAACCCGACGATGA
- a CDS encoding ABC transporter ATP-binding protein, with the protein MAAIELSGVRKEFADVTAVRDLDLTVEEGEVYGFLGPNGAGKSTTINILLDFVRPTAGEARVLGRDAHRESLAVRQRTGVLPEGFGVYDRLSGRQHVEFAIDSKDADDDPDELLARVGLAADSARKAGGYSKGMRQRLALAMALVGEPELLILDEPSSGLDPTGAKDMREIVREEVDRGATVFFSSHVLGQVEAVCDRVGILRDGRLVAEDSVEGLREAVGDDETLVITVGEGSDGLAAVTDTIRDLDGVSAVELDGDTLTVSCRGDAKTAVLSTLEAQGVPVDDFTTREASLEDLFLAYTEGDAVDSGGSSTAAEAQPEQGGST; encoded by the coding sequence ATGGCTGCCATCGAGTTGTCCGGCGTGAGAAAGGAGTTCGCCGACGTCACGGCGGTCCGCGACCTCGATCTGACAGTCGAGGAGGGAGAGGTATATGGGTTCCTCGGCCCGAACGGGGCCGGGAAGTCGACGACGATCAACATCCTTCTGGACTTCGTTCGACCGACCGCCGGCGAGGCGCGAGTGCTCGGGCGGGACGCCCACCGCGAAAGCCTGGCTGTGCGCCAGCGGACAGGCGTCCTCCCGGAGGGATTCGGGGTGTACGACCGGCTCTCCGGCCGGCAACACGTCGAGTTCGCGATCGACTCAAAGGACGCAGACGACGACCCCGACGAGTTGCTGGCCCGGGTCGGACTGGCGGCCGATAGCGCCCGGAAGGCCGGCGGCTACTCGAAAGGGATGCGTCAGCGGCTCGCGCTCGCGATGGCGCTCGTGGGCGAGCCCGAATTATTGATCCTGGATGAACCGTCCTCGGGCCTGGATCCGACCGGCGCGAAGGACATGCGCGAGATCGTCCGCGAGGAGGTCGACCGCGGCGCGACCGTCTTCTTCTCCTCGCACGTGCTGGGGCAGGTCGAGGCCGTCTGCGATCGCGTGGGGATCCTCCGGGACGGACGACTCGTCGCCGAGGACAGCGTCGAAGGGCTCCGCGAGGCAGTCGGCGACGACGAGACGCTGGTGATCACGGTCGGCGAGGGATCCGACGGGCTCGCCGCTGTGACAGACACGATCCGCGATCTGGATGGCGTCTCGGCGGTCGAACTGGACGGCGACACGCTCACGGTTTCCTGCCGGGGCGACGCCAAGACGGCGGTGCTGTCGACGCTCGAAGCGCAGGGCGTCCCGGTCGACGACTTCACCACCCGGGAGGCGTCCCTGGAGGACCTCTTCTTAGCGTACACGGAGGGGGATGCCGTGGATTCGGGTGGTTCATCCACGGCTGCCGAGGCCCAGCCCGAACAGGGGGGATCGACGTGA
- a CDS encoding ABC transporter permease subunit, which yields MSLLSVARKDFEDAIRSRWLIGLTVLFVVLFAGTAYLFRPMEGETLEANVILSLFGQLFVGTLVPLIGLVIGYNAISGERESGSLKLLLALPHSRIDVVFGKVLGRAAALGGAILVGFVLPAIVLAIGPLEFDPLAYVGYTLLVVVFAAVFVSIGVGFSAAASTQRRALAGAIGLYFLFVPLWNAATGGFLLLFAQFPDWFPLERAQEVAELANPSTAFQLVTDGFLAGQLFAGETAGLQVSAAAMLIVWLLAPPLLGALKFQREDL from the coding sequence GTGAGCCTGCTTTCGGTCGCGCGGAAGGACTTCGAGGACGCGATCCGGTCCCGGTGGCTCATCGGCCTGACGGTGCTTTTCGTCGTGCTGTTCGCCGGGACGGCGTATCTCTTCAGGCCGATGGAGGGCGAAACGCTGGAGGCGAATGTCATCTTGAGCCTGTTCGGACAGCTGTTCGTGGGGACGCTGGTCCCCCTGATCGGGCTGGTTATCGGCTACAACGCGATCAGCGGCGAACGCGAGAGCGGCTCCCTGAAGCTGCTGCTCGCGTTGCCCCACAGCCGGATCGACGTGGTCTTCGGGAAGGTCCTCGGCCGGGCGGCCGCGCTCGGTGGGGCGATCCTGGTTGGGTTCGTGCTGCCGGCGATCGTCCTCGCGATCGGACCACTGGAGTTCGATCCCCTCGCGTACGTGGGATACACGCTGCTCGTGGTCGTCTTCGCGGCGGTGTTCGTCAGCATCGGCGTCGGGTTCTCCGCGGCGGCGTCCACCCAGCGTCGGGCGCTCGCCGGGGCGATCGGGCTGTACTTCCTGTTCGTCCCGCTGTGGAACGCCGCGACTGGAGGCTTCCTGCTCCTGTTTGCGCAGTTCCCCGACTGGTTCCCCCTCGAGCGGGCACAGGAGGTCGCCGAACTGGCGAACCCGAGCACGGCATTCCAGCTGGTGACCGACGGCTTCCTCGCCGGCCAGCTGTTCGCCGGCGAGACCGCGGGGCTCCAGGTGTCGGCCGCGGCGATGCTTATCGTGTGGCTGCTCGCGCCGCCCCTCCTGGGTGCGTTGAAGTTCCAGCGCGAGGACCTGTGA
- the cca gene encoding CCA tRNA nucleotidyltransferase produces the protein MSLEAVLSAVEARVTPDEAERARFEEVAGELRERTLSALSELDVEGDVVLVGSTARGTWLSGDRDIDMFVRLPPETDRSELVQYGLTIGHEVLPDGREEYAEHPYVKGTYEGFDVDLVPCYDVEDAEHIQSAVDRTPFHSTYLEENLDDELARDVRLAKRFLKGIGAYGSDLRTRGFSGYLTELLICEYDGFVPLVEAAAEWHPPVELDPEDHGRETFTDPLVVIDPTDPERNVAAVLSAENLARFQHYSRELLEDPREELFFPPEREPISAAELRAHVRQRRTTPVAVVFEAPDIVDDQLWPQLRRTLGGVIDGLDDHGFDVFRADTFVEETAGPADEQGRAVLFIELASPTVPAVSRHVGPPVSVRSHAEGFYEKYAERSGRDDGDQDRLYGPFLVEDRYMVERPREFTDASEYLRSEALLEVRTGAQIEDALEERTVLVGDEVDGLVESFGRDLAAYFDPRP, from the coding sequence ATGAGCCTGGAGGCGGTGTTGTCGGCGGTCGAAGCGCGCGTGACGCCCGACGAGGCAGAGCGCGCCCGGTTCGAGGAGGTCGCCGGCGAGCTTCGCGAACGGACGCTGTCGGCGCTGTCCGAACTCGACGTCGAGGGCGACGTCGTCCTCGTCGGGTCGACCGCCCGGGGGACGTGGCTGTCGGGCGACCGCGACATCGACATGTTCGTCCGGTTGCCTCCCGAGACCGATCGATCGGAGCTCGTCCAGTATGGGTTGACGATCGGGCACGAGGTGTTGCCCGACGGGCGCGAGGAGTACGCCGAACACCCGTACGTGAAGGGAACCTACGAGGGGTTCGACGTGGATCTCGTCCCGTGTTACGACGTCGAGGATGCCGAACACATCCAGTCGGCTGTCGACCGGACGCCGTTTCACTCCACGTACCTGGAGGAGAACCTCGACGACGAACTGGCGCGGGACGTCCGACTCGCAAAGCGGTTCCTCAAGGGGATCGGCGCGTACGGCAGCGACCTCCGGACGCGGGGGTTTTCGGGCTATCTCACGGAGCTTTTGATCTGCGAGTACGACGGCTTCGTCCCCCTCGTCGAGGCCGCCGCCGAGTGGCATCCGCCGGTGGAACTCGATCCGGAGGATCACGGCCGGGAGACGTTTACGGATCCGCTGGTCGTGATCGATCCCACGGATCCCGAACGGAACGTTGCGGCGGTACTGTCGGCCGAGAACCTCGCCAGGTTCCAGCATTACAGCCGGGAACTGCTCGAGGATCCCCGCGAGGAGCTGTTCTTCCCGCCGGAACGCGAACCGATCTCGGCCGCGGAGCTGCGGGCCCACGTCCGCCAGCGTCGAACCACCCCAGTCGCCGTCGTCTTCGAGGCGCCCGACATCGTCGACGATCAGCTGTGGCCCCAGCTCCGACGGACGCTGGGTGGGGTGATCGACGGGCTCGACGACCACGGCTTCGACGTCTTCCGGGCAGACACTTTCGTCGAGGAGACGGCGGGGCCGGCAGACGAACAGGGGCGGGCGGTGTTGTTCATCGAACTCGCGAGCCCGACCGTCCCGGCGGTGTCCCGTCACGTCGGCCCGCCGGTGAGCGTCCGGAGCCACGCGGAGGGGTTTTACGAGAAGTACGCGGAGCGATCCGGACGCGACGACGGGGACCAAGACCGGCTGTACGGGCCGTTTCTGGTGGAGGATCGCTACATGGTCGAACGCCCCCGGGAGTTCACCGACGCGAGCGAGTATCTCCGCAGCGAGGCGTTGCTGGAGGTCAGAACGGGGGCCCAGATCGAGGACGCACTCGAGGAGCGGACGGTGCTCGTCGGCGACGAGGTCGACGGGTTGGTCGAGTCGTTCGGTCGCGATCTCGCCGCGTACTTCGATCCCCGCCCGTGA
- a CDS encoding DUF7563 family protein — protein sequence MTPLVTGETDRRRCLECGAHVPTDFRRVYGDEHDRAHRCPECDTWVRLFEGSAAGKSVSTPDARESPGRHGAETARWSE from the coding sequence ATGACGCCGCTCGTCACCGGAGAAACCGACAGACGGCGGTGTCTCGAGTGTGGCGCCCACGTGCCCACGGACTTCCGGCGGGTGTACGGCGACGAACACGATCGCGCCCACCGGTGCCCAGAGTGTGACACCTGGGTTCGGTTGTTCGAGGGAAGCGCCGCCGGCAAGTCGGTGTCGACGCCGGACGCTCGAGAGTCACCCGGTCGTCACGGCGCCGAAACAGCGAGGTGGTCCGAATGA